GACCGGCAATTCGCCGGCATCGGCCAACCGCATCCGCGGCGTGGGGGCCGCCAACATGTCCGTCGGCGGGTTTGAGTCGTCAAGCGGAATCCCGATTGACAGCTATAATGTCGCGGCCGTGGAAATCAGTCGCGGCCCGAATGCCAATATCTTCGGCCTCGGCGGGGCATCCGGCACGGTGAATCTCGTCCTCGCCGAGGCAAACCTGCAAAAAGCCGCGGGCACGGCGCAATTCCGTTTTGACAGTTATGGCGGCTTTCGAATGAACGGGAATTACAACATCCCGATCAAAAAAGAAGTGCTGGCCCTTCTCGTTGCCGGCGTGCACGACGAAAAAGGCTTTACAAGAAAGCCTTCCTTTGACGACACGGACCGCCTGACCGCAGCGCTCAAGTTCCGCCCCTTCAAATCGACCGTGATTCGTGTTTCCTACGAGGATTATCGCAACGCCGCCTCCCGCCCGAACTCCATAACCCCCACGGACTACGCGACTCCTTGGATCGAGGCCGGACGCCCCACATGGAATCCGCTCACAGGCACCCTGACCAGGGCCGATGGCACCGTGCTGGCAAGCGGCGTTCGATATAACGACAAACGGACCCAGCTCATGCCGACGGTCGGCGGACTGGGCGGCCCGCTTTACGCCGGCTATGGGGTCACGGTTTACAACGACTCCTTCAACACCCGGGCGCTCCAGCAATTTATCGACAACGGTCAAATCGCGTATTTTTCCATGGCCCGCAAGCCCGATGACATCACGTCAGGCACGCCGTCGCCCTCCACGGTCTCAAACAACACGTATTATTATGTCACGTCCGGCCCGATTTACAACGCGCGCCACGAGGTGCTGTGGAAGCCTTACGGAGTCTCCAATAAGGCCTTGTATGACTGGGAAAACATCAATTTTTACGCGCCCAATCGCGAGGAAACCGACAACTGGTCGCTCCGCCTGTCCCTCGAGCAGGATGTGTTTAAGACCTCAAACCAATACCTCGGCGTGCAACTCGGCTATTTCAAGGAAAAAACCGACACTTATCGCTCCAACCTGATCGGCAACAGCAGCGGCATCCCCACCAACCTGATGATCGACGTGAACGAATACCTCCTGGACGGCACGCCCAATCCCTATTTTCTCCGCCCCTTCATGGCGGGCTCCGAGGCCCAGCGCCAGTGGTATCAGGACGACTCGGAAATCGCCAAGGTGAACATGGTGTATCAACTGGACCTCTCCAAGAACAAAGGCTGGACGCGGTGGCTGGGCAGACACACCGCCACCGCTTACGGAGAATATCGCGAGCGCGAATATGGCACGCTTGGTTATCGCGATTATGTTCTCCGGGATGATTCTTTGGCTTGGTATCCCAAGCACAACGCCTCCGGCGTCGTGCAAAACGAGGCATCCACCACTTACCGGCAGACCACGCGGTATTACATGGGGGACGGCGCCGGCTATAATATCGACTACCCGGCCATTCGCCCGTCCGCTCTTTACGGCGAAAACCACGACCTTTACTGGTACGATGCGCTAGCCGGACAATGGGTGACGCAGCCGGTTTCCATCGGCGAGCTTTATGACGCCAACCGCATGAAGCATGCGGAACGGCGGACCCTCGGCGTTGTTTACCAAGGCAGTTTCCTCGACGACCGCATCGTGCCCATGTTCGGTTATCGCAAAGACCGGACCATTGACTGGGAGGGGAAAGAGCGTGTTTGGGACGCCAATGGATTCCCCGATATCAGCCCGGTTTACGTGTTTGATGATCCGAATTACGGATATTCAAAAAACTACAACAGCGGCATCACCCGCCAGGCCGGCGTGGTGCTGAAGCCGTTCGACTGGCTGCATCTCCATTACAACCAATCCACCAGCTTCCAGCCGGAATCACTGCTCTGGGACCTTTACGGCGGCGTTCTCAAAAATCCAAAAGGGGACAGCAAGGATTATGGATTCCGCCTGTATCTGGGAAAACAAAAGCAGCTTTATATCGGGTTCAACCAATATGAAATGACCGAGGAACACACCCGCACCGGGAACAGCGCGGGAACATGGGCGCAGCGGGCGCTTCGCCTGTATATGGACTATGAGCGCGATGAGTTTCCGACCGAACGTGATGAATGGAACCTCGAGGCGCAGGCCTATCTCTGGGTTCTTTCAGCGAAAGGAATCACGCCCCAGGATGCCGTTGACCGCCATCTTTATGACGATGATCCAGTCGGCCAGGAGGAACGGGAGGCGCTTCGCAAAGAGGCATGGAACACTTATATCGATCCGCTCGGAGGGCTGAACTATGATTTCTGGCTGTGGCATATGGGCGGCACCAAGAAAGCCTATGGGGATGACGATAGTGTCTCGGCCCGGGGAAAGGAAATCGAAATCAATTGGAACCCAAATCAATATCTGACGCTGAAGGCATCGATCACGCAGAAGAAGGCGTTTGACACCAGCGCCTCTTATTTCACGGCCAAATGGTTGCAGGAGCATCTGCCCATTTTGCAATCCATCATGATCCCTTCCGACTTCAAAGAGTGGAACGGAAGCGCCTGGGTGCCTTCCGATCTTGCAGGCAAGCCCTGGTGGTCGACATATGGAGTGGACAAGGACGGGGGATACTGGACCGGCGACAATAATCCCCAGGTGTTCTACGAAAAGAACATCCAGCCCCAGATGGCATTGCAAACCGCCACGGTCGGGCAGCAAAAACCACAGACTCGCGAGTGGACGGTCACGGCCTCCGCCGCCTACAAACTGGCGGGGCTCAAGACCGACAACTTCCTTAAAAACATCGATGTCGGGGGTTCCATGCGCTGGTTCGACGAGGGTGCGATCGGGTATCTTGCCCTTGAGCCGGACAACCCCGACGAGCGTTATCTTAATTACGACCCGAACCGGCCGGTTTATGACAATTCCTGGTTCGAGTTCGATTTCTGGGCGCGCTACCGGTTGAAGCTCCTCGATGACAAGGTGCGCTGTTCCATCCAAATCAATATCCGCAATGCCTTCGAGGGTGGCGAACTGCGCACCGTCGGCGTGAATCCCGACGGCACGCCGAGAAATTACCGCATCATCGACCCACGCTGGATATCTCTCACCACCACGTTTGATTTTTAATAATCGCGGAATTTAGAGTCGTTCCGCCCGCAGATTATGACATCTGCGGGCGTTTTGGCCTGCTAATATTTCCGGACAGCTGAATTATCTTGTTGCCTCAACTTGTTTCATCATGATTCTGACAGTCCGTATGCCCACCCCCACCCTGCGTACCCTGGCCAAATCGCTGGGCCTTTCCCGCACCACGGTTTCCGAGGCGCTGCGCGGATCGCCTTGCGTGAAGGCCGACACCATGGAACGCGTGCGCGCGGCCGCCAAGGCCGCCGGGTATCAGCCCAATCCTCTGGCCGGCGCGGTCATGTCGGAGTTGCGGCGTTCGCGCGGCGGCACGTTTCGCGGCGTCATCGCCATCCTCACCCTCGACGAGCCCGACCGGCCCGATTACGCGAAACGCTTCTACCGTGAGTTCACCCGCGGGGCCACCGAACGGGCGGCGACGCTCGGGTTCAAGGTCGAAGCGTTCACCGCGGGCGGAAAAACCGGCATCACCATGCACCGTCTCGACCAGATACTCCAGTCGCGCGGCATCCAGGGCATCATCATCCTGCCGGTCTGGGGCGATCCGGATTTCTCCGCGCTGAGCTGGTCGCGCTATGCCGGGGTCTATACGGATTATTATATAAAACAGCCCGCGCTCCACGCCATCTGCCCCGATCACTACCGTTCGCTCATCAACGTGCTGCACCGCCTGCACGCGCTGGGCTACAAGCGCCCGGGGCTTTTCATGCAAAAGCACCACGACGAGCGCCTGCTCTACCGCTGGCAGGGGGCGTTTCTTTCCTTTCAATACAATCATCCCGAGGCCGGCAACGTGCCGCCGCTGGTCGCGGACGAAATCACGCGGGATAATTTCGAGCCCTGGTTCCGGAAGCACGCGCCGGATGTCGTGCTCGGCCACCAGAGCGAGGCGATCGACTGGATGAGGGCGGCCGGGGCGAGGATTCCCAAGACCCAAGGATTCTTCTGCCTGAACACGCTGCGCCAGCACACGCCCTGCGCGGGGCTCGACCAGTGCCCGGAGACCATCGGCTCGCGCGCGGCCGAGGCGGTGATCGCAAAACTGCATCGCAATGAATGCGGCGCGACCAGCACGGTTTCGCTGACCACGATTCCCAGCCACTGGGTGGACGGCCCGACCATCCGCAGCAAACCGCTGAAAAGCAGAATCGACGAGCTCAGACAGGCCTCCTCGCTGCCGGGCAACCTCGCGCTGTGATGTCGCGCGAAGCGACATGCCTGCCATGCCTTTCCAAATTATGGTCTTCCTGGGGCCCCTCGTTTCCTTCTGTTCAAAATAATGGTTCGATTTTATTAACCACGAAGGACGCGAAGAGCGCGACGTAAATCATGATTGCTCTTTGCATCCTTCGCGTTCTTCGCGGTTAATTTAATGGTTCTTCATTTTTGGACAGAATGGATTTTTCATTCTGTCTGAATAAAGGGTTCGTTTCCCCTCAAAACATCCGCGCGTAGCGGTCTATTTCCCACTGCGTGATTTGCTGGCGGTAGGCGCGCCACTCCTCGGATTTGTAACGAACAAACTCGTCGCGCAATTCCCTGCCGAGCACGCGCTCCGTGAAAGGATCGCCGGCGAAGGCGGCGACCGCCTCCTGAAGCGACTGCGGGAGGTGGCAGATGCCCTGCGCGGCCAGTTGCTCGTCGGTGTAGGCGTAGAGGTTTTCCTCGCGGGGGCGGCCCGGATCGAGTTTTTCGCGGATGCCTTCCAGCCCGGCGGCCAGCACCAGCGTGGCGGCGAGATAGGGATTGCAGGACGAGTCGGCGTTGCGGCTTTCGCAACGACCGCCGCTCATCGGCACACGGATGGAATTCGTCCGGTTGTTGGTGCCGAAGCTGTTGAAGACCGGCGCCCACGAGTAATAATTCATGAGGCCGCGCCGGACGAGGCGTTTGTAGCTGTTCACCGTCGGGGCCATCGCCGCGCAGATCGCCGGGCCGTGCCTGAGGATGCCGCCGATGAAGTGGTAGGCGACGGGGCTGAGGCCCAGGCCCAGAGGGTCGGCGGCTTTGTCGTGCGCGAATGCGTTTTTTCCGGTTTCCAAATCATAAAGCGACATGTTGAAATGCGCACCGTTGCCCGTTTTGTCTGCAAACGGTTTCGGCATGAAGGTGGCCAGCAGCCCCTCCTCCTCCGCGTAATGCTTGGCCATCGTGCGGAAAAACACATAGCGGTCGCACATGGTGAGCGCGTCGGAATATTTAAAATCGAACTCGAATTGCGACGGCGCGTCCTCGTGATCGAGCGAATACAAATCCCAGCCGAGCTGGTCGATGGCGGAGGAAACCTTGTCCAGCCAGGTGTAGCGCCGGAAAAAGCGGCGGATGTCATAACAGGTCTTGTTGAGCTGGTCGTCGGCATTGGGAATGCCGATGCGCCCCGCGTCGTCGAGCTTCACGACAAAAACCTCGCATTCGATGCCGAGATTGAAGCCGAAGCCCAGCGACGTCGCGTCGGCGAGCACCTTTTTGAGCGCGACGCGCGTGTTTATTTCGTAGGGCTCGCCGTGAAAGGTGTTGTCCGCCGGGAACCAGGCGACCTCCCGGTTCCACGGGAGGATGACGCCCCGGTCGAGATCGGGGAGCGACGCGATTTCGTCGTCGTTGGGCGACTGCCCGAGCCCGTCGAGCGCGTAGCCCGTATATAATTCCGAGCCATGCGCGAAATGGAGGAAGTGGTCGATGGGGACAAACTTCCCCTTGGGCACGCCGTGGATGTCCACATACGCGCCGACGCAATATTTCACGCCCTTGGCCTTCAGTTCCTTCTGGAGGGAGAGGATTTCATGTTCTGTTTTCATGTTATATATAATACAATTTTCGAATAGGTGTTCTGTTTAGAGCAGTTTTGGGTTAAACTATTTCCAAACGAAATTCATATTTTGGGTAGGGCGAGGCGTCCCCGCCGAGCCGCGGCTCAGCCGGAGGCTTCGCCCTACCTTGATAAATCTATAAATGGTTCGGAAATGGTATTGAACAGTCGGAAATTTCCAACAATGGCGCGGGGTCCGCGGCTCACCCGTTCGGGCCGTTGGCGTCGTGCGTGGGGACGAGAGGACTTTTTTCGCGCAGTCCCTTGCGGACGATTCCGGCCACGTCCGCCACGAGCCAGCGGAAGAGGCGCTCGCCCTGCGCAAGGGAGGCGCGGCTGGGATGGCCGGTGACGCCGTTGGTGCTTGTATGGTTGACCGGATGCGCGAAAACGGCGCCGACGGTGCGGTCGGGGTCGTCGGATTTTTTTATCAAATCCGGGCGCGTGATTTCCGGCGCGCGGGCGAGCATGAGCGCGGTCTCGGCCTGGTTGGCGTGCCAGTCCCGCGCGTCGGCGAAAAACGTTTTTTGCGTGCGCGGGCTGGCGGTGGCGGTGTTGACCAGCGCCACCATGAAACCGTCGTGATGGTAGCGGAGGTTTTCGAGCGCGCAACGGAGCGGGGCGGCGTTGGTGACGTGGCTGTTTATTATAAAGAGTTTTTTGAAGCCGGCCCGCCAGAGCCAGCCGCCGATGTCCGTGACGAGGGCGATCAGGGTCTGGGGCTGGAGCGACAGCGTTCCGGGCCAGCGGTGCGAGTGGCCGAGCGAGCATCCGTAGGGAAGCGCGGGGAGCGCGGGCACGGAGGTCGCGGCGGAGACGGCGGCGCAGACATCGGCGGCCAGGACCGTGTCCATCCCGGTGCCCAGGTGCGGGCCGTGTTGCTCGGTCGCCCCGCACGGCAGGAGCACCGCGTCCATGCCGCCGGCGCGCAGTCGCCCGATTTCAGGCCAGGTCAGTTGCGACCAGAGGACGGGGTGCGGGCGGGGGCGGTTGGCTTTGGCGCGTTTCATGACCTTTTGTCGCAGGCCGGCATTTGGGCGGGGCGGCGGATGAATTTATTCGACGTCGTCGCCCGCGGCGGTGAGGCGGACGATGGGCAGGCGCTCCTGCTCGTCCGGACGGATTTCGGTTCTCGGATGGATAAGCTCGTCGAGGCGGCGGCGCGTGGCCTGGAATTCCGGGGAATTGAGCTGGGAAAAATGGCGCGGCCTGGGCACCGGCACTTCCATGACCTCGGCCACTTCGCCCGGATGCGCCTTGAGCACGAGGATGCGATCGGCCAAGAGGATGGCCTCGTCGAGGTCATGCGTGATGAACAGGATGGTGACATCCACGTTGCGCCAGATCTCCATCAGGTGCGACTGCATCTGCGCGCGGGTTTGCGCGTCGAGCGCGCCGAACGGCTCGTCCATGAGCAGCACGCGCGGATTGGGAGCGAGCGCGCGGGCGATGGCGACGCGTTGTTTCATGCCGCCGGAGAGCTGGTTGGGATAGACGTCGTAGAATTTGCGGAGTCCCACGAGATCGAGCCATTGCATCGCCTCGCGCGCGGCCTCCGACGATTCCGCGCCCTGCATCTGAAGGCCGAACATGACGTTTTCCTTGACCGTGAGCCACGGGAAAAGGGTGTATCCTTGAAAAACCATGCCGCGATCCGGCCCCGGCCCGCTCACTTTTTTCCCATCGATGAGAAGTTCCCCCGAAGTGCTTTCGTCGAGGCCGGCGATGAGCCGGATGAGCGTGGATTTTCCGCAGCCCGACGGTCCGATCACGCAGACAAACTCGCGCCGGTGCACATCGAAGGAAATATCCTTGAGCGCCACCACAGGGGCTTTTTCGCCGGAAAATTCGCGTCCGATGCCCCTCACGGAAAGCACGACGGGGCGCTCCTTGATCTTGCGAAAACGCTCCGTCACGGCGGGAGATTGCAGTTTGTAATCAGGAAGGCTCATCGGTGTTTTTGGGCGAGGTTGGCAGGGAACCGGCCGGAATTGGGCCCGCCGCCATTTCGGCGGCCTGCGCCGGGATGGGCAGTCCGCGCGCGGCGCAGGCCGCGAGGAAGCGCCGGTGCTGGACTTCCTTCGACGGCGCGAGGAGGCCCTCGGTGTTTTTTATGAAGGAGAAAAACGCGCGCACCCGGCTCGGCCTCGGGTTTTTCCACGCGAAGATATGCCGTCCGAGCCAGGCGAGGAACTGGTCGGTGGAAAGGCCGATGACACCGATGATGATGATCGCGGCATATACATTGTCGAAATTGCGGTATTTGGCCTGTTGATTGATAAAAAACGTAATCCCGCTGCTGACGCCGATGACCTCGGCCACGATCAGATAAGTCCACGCCCAGCCAAGGAGGATGCGGAGATCGTTATATAGATCGGGCAAGCTGGCGGGCACGAGGACGCGCAGGACGAGGTGGCGGCGCTTGGCGCCGAGGGTTTGCGCCGCCTCGAGCAGGCCGCCATCGACCTTGCGGACCGTGTTGGCGACCACGAGCACCTGCTGGAAAAGCGTCCCGATGACGATGATTGCGATTTTCGGTTCCAGATGGATGCCGAAGATCGCAACCATCAGGGCGCCGAAGGCCGGGGCGGGCATGTAGCGCACAAAATCGACAAAGGGTTCCGTGACGCGCGACACGCTCGCATACGCGCCGCACAGAACCCCGAGAGGCACGCCGAGGACGCTCGAGATGAGAAACCCCCAGAAGATGGTTTGCAGGCTCATGCCCAGGCTTTCATGCAGCCAGCGGTCGCCCTTCAGCGCGGGTTCGGTGGTGAACGCGGTGTAAAGCGCGCGCACCACATTGTGCGGCGCCGGCAGGTAGATGGGATTGGCCCTTTCTCCCCGGGGAGGCCTGCCGCCCGCGCGCAGGACATTGTCCGCTTCTTTCTGAAATTCGTCCCGGTCAACCAGGGTGCCCGTCCGTATCCAGGCGACGTCCCCCGAGTCGGTGACCTTGATCATCGGATGCCAGATCCACGGCACGTAGCTGACACAACCCCAGAGCGCGAGCGGCAGCAGAAATGCCAGCAGGCCGAGCATGGCGCGCTGCCGGGGCTGGAGTTCCCGGCGGATTGAAAACCAGTGGAGGCGGGACATGAAAAAGTCTTGGTCGTATATTACTGGAAGTCCGATTCGGAACAACGGCCTGCGCCCTTCGCCTGTTTTTATCTTTCCTCTTTATTCTTTCTCTTTCCTCTTTCTCTCCTCTTTCGCGAACCTCCTTGAATGGAGGGGAGAAAGAGGAAAGAGAAAGAATAAAGAGGAAAGAACTTTTAAGGAAATCTCGAAAAGGCGGAGGACTTTTCTTTTTACTTCAAGGCGTCGGCCGTGACCGATGCGTCTATATAAGCCGGGACATCCTGCGCCTTCTTATACACGCTGTTTTTGACATTAAAATCGTCCGCTATCACCGACGATCCGAGGATGGAATCGAACCCCTTGCTCGTGGAGGAAAGATATTTGTAGCCCTCGGCCAGCGTGAGGAAATGCGTGCCGGGCATGAATTGCTCGTAATCCTTGGCCGACACCCCCGCGCGGGCGGCCATTATCTTGATGCCATCGGCACGGGTTTTCGGGTC
This genomic stretch from Termitidicoccus mucosus harbors:
- a CDS encoding TonB-dependent receptor; its protein translation is MHYTQALHNSLLASVIASALLSGALQAQQMPEATTAPEEPQRNIPIAASPASARSGLALPDDIIELSVFTVEESKNRGYQASRTMSGTRLNTALEDIAASISVVTKEQMMDTASVDINDIFLYEANTEGTMQYTDFQFLPSSGSTGDMYVDKTGNSPASANRIRGVGAANMSVGGFESSSGIPIDSYNVAAVEISRGPNANIFGLGGASGTVNLVLAEANLQKAAGTAQFRFDSYGGFRMNGNYNIPIKKEVLALLVAGVHDEKGFTRKPSFDDTDRLTAALKFRPFKSTVIRVSYEDYRNAASRPNSITPTDYATPWIEAGRPTWNPLTGTLTRADGTVLASGVRYNDKRTQLMPTVGGLGGPLYAGYGVTVYNDSFNTRALQQFIDNGQIAYFSMARKPDDITSGTPSPSTVSNNTYYYVTSGPIYNARHEVLWKPYGVSNKALYDWENINFYAPNREETDNWSLRLSLEQDVFKTSNQYLGVQLGYFKEKTDTYRSNLIGNSSGIPTNLMIDVNEYLLDGTPNPYFLRPFMAGSEAQRQWYQDDSEIAKVNMVYQLDLSKNKGWTRWLGRHTATAYGEYREREYGTLGYRDYVLRDDSLAWYPKHNASGVVQNEASTTYRQTTRYYMGDGAGYNIDYPAIRPSALYGENHDLYWYDALAGQWVTQPVSIGELYDANRMKHAERRTLGVVYQGSFLDDRIVPMFGYRKDRTIDWEGKERVWDANGFPDISPVYVFDDPNYGYSKNYNSGITRQAGVVLKPFDWLHLHYNQSTSFQPESLLWDLYGGVLKNPKGDSKDYGFRLYLGKQKQLYIGFNQYEMTEEHTRTGNSAGTWAQRALRLYMDYERDEFPTERDEWNLEAQAYLWVLSAKGITPQDAVDRHLYDDDPVGQEEREALRKEAWNTYIDPLGGLNYDFWLWHMGGTKKAYGDDDSVSARGKEIEINWNPNQYLTLKASITQKKAFDTSASYFTAKWLQEHLPILQSIMIPSDFKEWNGSAWVPSDLAGKPWWSTYGVDKDGGYWTGDNNPQVFYEKNIQPQMALQTATVGQQKPQTREWTVTASAAYKLAGLKTDNFLKNIDVGGSMRWFDEGAIGYLALEPDNPDERYLNYDPNRPVYDNSWFEFDFWARYRLKLLDDKVRCSIQINIRNAFEGGELRTVGVNPDGTPRNYRIIDPRWISLTTTFDF
- a CDS encoding LacI family DNA-binding transcriptional regulator — encoded protein: MILTVRMPTPTLRTLAKSLGLSRTTVSEALRGSPCVKADTMERVRAAAKAAGYQPNPLAGAVMSELRRSRGGTFRGVIAILTLDEPDRPDYAKRFYREFTRGATERAATLGFKVEAFTAGGKTGITMHRLDQILQSRGIQGIIILPVWGDPDFSALSWSRYAGVYTDYYIKQPALHAICPDHYRSLINVLHRLHALGYKRPGLFMQKHHDERLLYRWQGAFLSFQYNHPEAGNVPPLVADEITRDNFEPWFRKHAPDVVLGHQSEAIDWMRAAGARIPKTQGFFCLNTLRQHTPCAGLDQCPETIGSRAAEAVIAKLHRNECGATSTVSLTTIPSHWVDGPTIRSKPLKSRIDELRQASSLPGNLAL
- the glnT gene encoding type III glutamate--ammonia ligase, whose product is MKTEHEILSLQKELKAKGVKYCVGAYVDIHGVPKGKFVPIDHFLHFAHGSELYTGYALDGLGQSPNDDEIASLPDLDRGVILPWNREVAWFPADNTFHGEPYEINTRVALKKVLADATSLGFGFNLGIECEVFVVKLDDAGRIGIPNADDQLNKTCYDIRRFFRRYTWLDKVSSAIDQLGWDLYSLDHEDAPSQFEFDFKYSDALTMCDRYVFFRTMAKHYAEEEGLLATFMPKPFADKTGNGAHFNMSLYDLETGKNAFAHDKAADPLGLGLSPVAYHFIGGILRHGPAICAAMAPTVNSYKRLVRRGLMNYYSWAPVFNSFGTNNRTNSIRVPMSGGRCESRNADSSCNPYLAATLVLAAGLEGIREKLDPGRPREENLYAYTDEQLAAQGICHLPQSLQEAVAAFAGDPFTERVLGRELRDEFVRYKSEEWRAYRQQITQWEIDRYARMF
- a CDS encoding creatininase family protein; its protein translation is MKRAKANRPRPHPVLWSQLTWPEIGRLRAGGMDAVLLPCGATEQHGPHLGTGMDTVLAADVCAAVSAATSVPALPALPYGCSLGHSHRWPGTLSLQPQTLIALVTDIGGWLWRAGFKKLFIINSHVTNAAPLRCALENLRYHHDGFMVALVNTATASPRTQKTFFADARDWHANQAETALMLARAPEITRPDLIKKSDDPDRTVGAVFAHPVNHTSTNGVTGHPSRASLAQGERLFRWLVADVAGIVRKGLREKSPLVPTHDANGPNG
- a CDS encoding ABC transporter ATP-binding protein, producing the protein MSLPDYKLQSPAVTERFRKIKERPVVLSVRGIGREFSGEKAPVVALKDISFDVHRREFVCVIGPSGCGKSTLIRLIAGLDESTSGELLIDGKKVSGPGPDRGMVFQGYTLFPWLTVKENVMFGLQMQGAESSEAAREAMQWLDLVGLRKFYDVYPNQLSGGMKQRVAIARALAPNPRVLLMDEPFGALDAQTRAQMQSHLMEIWRNVDVTILFITHDLDEAILLADRILVLKAHPGEVAEVMEVPVPRPRHFSQLNSPEFQATRRRLDELIHPRTEIRPDEQERLPIVRLTAAGDDVE
- a CDS encoding ABC transporter permease subunit, with the protein product MSRLHWFSIRRELQPRQRAMLGLLAFLLPLALWGCVSYVPWIWHPMIKVTDSGDVAWIRTGTLVDRDEFQKEADNVLRAGGRPPRGERANPIYLPAPHNVVRALYTAFTTEPALKGDRWLHESLGMSLQTIFWGFLISSVLGVPLGVLCGAYASVSRVTEPFVDFVRYMPAPAFGALMVAIFGIHLEPKIAIIVIGTLFQQVLVVANTVRKVDGGLLEAAQTLGAKRRHLVLRVLVPASLPDLYNDLRILLGWAWTYLIVAEVIGVSSGITFFINQQAKYRNFDNVYAAIIIIGVIGLSTDQFLAWLGRHIFAWKNPRPSRVRAFFSFIKNTEGLLAPSKEVQHRRFLAACAARGLPIPAQAAEMAAGPIPAGSLPTSPKNTDEPS